A single region of the Syngnathoides biaculeatus isolate LvHL_M chromosome 17, ASM1980259v1, whole genome shotgun sequence genome encodes:
- the rabepk gene encoding rab9 effector protein with kelch motifs isoform X2 translates to MRKMSQAFCLPTTTAMQILPKLEAHEKPKQGIWYSLVPSGRSPSVSVGHTCTYWPDEGGHGRIFIVGGANPGGSFSHTHAINLEYLKWDTLPWEGLKARYEHCTLVPGSPPQSLWVFGGAEQSGNHNCIQKINVAESKAHWENVTVSGEPPSPRTYHTNSACVGSSLYVFSGGEVGASPVSDQKLYIFDTVSSTWAQPETQGTLPPVRHGHVIVAAGLKIYIHGGMANDAFLDDMYSLDLSNMTWELVQPEGVVPPGVAAHSAMALGNNIYILGGLTADGASNDMYTFNIEKKSWTQMKFEGDLPPNRLDHSMCLLPWKMEAVGDDNGPHKATPAPETIHLAFVFGGMDAQGVIHNDCIVTVVT, encoded by the exons ATGAGAAAGATGTCGCAAGCG TTCTGTCTCCCGACTACCACAGCCATGCAAATTCTCCCAAAGCTTGAAGCTCATGAGAAGCCCAAACAAGGAATATG GTATTCCTTGGTACCCAGCGGGAGGTCCCCGAGTGTGAGCGTGGGACACACGTGCACCTACTGGCCTGATGAAGGAGGTCATGGAAGGATCTTTATAGTTGGGGGTGCAAATCCTGGAGGCAGCTTCTCGCATACGCACGCCATAAATCTGG AGTATCTAAAGTGGGACACTTTGCCTTGGGAGGGTCTGAAGGCCCGATATGAGCACTGCACATTGGTGCCCGGGAGCCCACCACAGAGTTTATGGGTATTTGGAGGCGCGGAACAGAGCGGCAACCACAACTGCATCCAGAAAATAAATGTAGcag AAAGCAAGGCCCACTGGGAGAACGTCACGGTATCAGGGGAGCCCCCAAGTCCGAGGACGTATCACACCAACTCGGCTTGTGTGGGGAGCTCATTATACGTGTTTTCTGGAGGGGAAGTAGGAGCATCACCTGTGTCTGACCAAAAGCTATACATCTTCGATACCG TGTCTTCTACCTGGGCGCAGCCAGAAACACAAGGCACACTGCCGCCAGTCCGACACGGACACGTTATAGTGGCTGCAGGCTTGAAGATCTACATCCATGGCGGCATGGCAAACGACGCGTTCTTGGATGATATGTACTCTCTTGATCTAA GTAATATGACATGGGAGTTGGTGCAGCCCGAAGGAGTCGTTCCACCTGGCGTGGCAGCTCACTCGGCCATGGCGCTAGGCAATAACATCTACATCCTCGGTGGGCTGACTGCAGATGGAGCCAGCAATGACATGTACACATTTAACATAG aaaaaaagtcatggacCCAAATGAAGTTTGAGGGGGATTTGCCCCCAAACCGTCTGGACCACTCCATGTGCTTGCTACCGTGGAAGATGGAGGCTGTGGGAGATGACAATGGGCCGCATAAAGCCACTCCAGCTCCAGAGACAATACACTTGGCTTTTGTGTTCGGTGGGATGGACGCACAGGGCGTCATACACAACGACTGCATTGTAACGGTGGTGACATGA
- the rabepk gene encoding rab9 effector protein with kelch motifs isoform X4: MFYEKDVASAMQILPKLEAHEKPKQGIWYSLVPSGRSPSVSVGHTCTYWPDEGGHGRIFIVGGANPGGSFSHTHAINLEYLKWDTLPWEGLKARYEHCTLVPGSPPQSLWVFGGAEQSGNHNCIQKINVAESKAHWENVTVSGEPPSPRTYHTNSACVGSSLYVFSGGEVGASPVSDQKLYIFDTVSSTWAQPETQGTLPPVRHGHVIVAAGLKIYIHGGMANDAFLDDMYSLDLSNMTWELVQPEGVVPPGVAAHSAMALGNNIYILGGLTADGASNDMYTFNIEKKSWTQMKFEGDLPPNRLDHSMCLLPWKMEAVGDDNGPHKATPAPETIHLAFVFGGMDAQGVIHNDCIVTVVT; this comes from the exons ATGTTCTATGAGAAAGATGTCGCAAGCG CCATGCAAATTCTCCCAAAGCTTGAAGCTCATGAGAAGCCCAAACAAGGAATATG GTATTCCTTGGTACCCAGCGGGAGGTCCCCGAGTGTGAGCGTGGGACACACGTGCACCTACTGGCCTGATGAAGGAGGTCATGGAAGGATCTTTATAGTTGGGGGTGCAAATCCTGGAGGCAGCTTCTCGCATACGCACGCCATAAATCTGG AGTATCTAAAGTGGGACACTTTGCCTTGGGAGGGTCTGAAGGCCCGATATGAGCACTGCACATTGGTGCCCGGGAGCCCACCACAGAGTTTATGGGTATTTGGAGGCGCGGAACAGAGCGGCAACCACAACTGCATCCAGAAAATAAATGTAGcag AAAGCAAGGCCCACTGGGAGAACGTCACGGTATCAGGGGAGCCCCCAAGTCCGAGGACGTATCACACCAACTCGGCTTGTGTGGGGAGCTCATTATACGTGTTTTCTGGAGGGGAAGTAGGAGCATCACCTGTGTCTGACCAAAAGCTATACATCTTCGATACCG TGTCTTCTACCTGGGCGCAGCCAGAAACACAAGGCACACTGCCGCCAGTCCGACACGGACACGTTATAGTGGCTGCAGGCTTGAAGATCTACATCCATGGCGGCATGGCAAACGACGCGTTCTTGGATGATATGTACTCTCTTGATCTAA GTAATATGACATGGGAGTTGGTGCAGCCCGAAGGAGTCGTTCCACCTGGCGTGGCAGCTCACTCGGCCATGGCGCTAGGCAATAACATCTACATCCTCGGTGGGCTGACTGCAGATGGAGCCAGCAATGACATGTACACATTTAACATAG aaaaaaagtcatggacCCAAATGAAGTTTGAGGGGGATTTGCCCCCAAACCGTCTGGACCACTCCATGTGCTTGCTACCGTGGAAGATGGAGGCTGTGGGAGATGACAATGGGCCGCATAAAGCCACTCCAGCTCCAGAGACAATACACTTGGCTTTTGTGTTCGGTGGGATGGACGCACAGGGCGTCATACACAACGACTGCATTGTAACGGTGGTGACATGA
- the rabepk gene encoding rab9 effector protein with kelch motifs isoform X1, whose amino-acid sequence MLTRVTTLFCLPTTTAMQILPKLEAHEKPKQGIWYSLVPSGRSPSVSVGHTCTYWPDEGGHGRIFIVGGANPGGSFSHTHAINLEYLKWDTLPWEGLKARYEHCTLVPGSPPQSLWVFGGAEQSGNHNCIQKINVAESKAHWENVTVSGEPPSPRTYHTNSACVGSSLYVFSGGEVGASPVSDQKLYIFDTVSSTWAQPETQGTLPPVRHGHVIVAAGLKIYIHGGMANDAFLDDMYSLDLSNMTWELVQPEGVVPPGVAAHSAMALGNNIYILGGLTADGASNDMYTFNIEKKSWTQMKFEGDLPPNRLDHSMCLLPWKMEAVGDDNGPHKATPAPETIHLAFVFGGMDAQGVIHNDCIVTVVT is encoded by the exons ATGCTGACGCGTGTCACAACATTG TTCTGTCTCCCGACTACCACAGCCATGCAAATTCTCCCAAAGCTTGAAGCTCATGAGAAGCCCAAACAAGGAATATG GTATTCCTTGGTACCCAGCGGGAGGTCCCCGAGTGTGAGCGTGGGACACACGTGCACCTACTGGCCTGATGAAGGAGGTCATGGAAGGATCTTTATAGTTGGGGGTGCAAATCCTGGAGGCAGCTTCTCGCATACGCACGCCATAAATCTGG AGTATCTAAAGTGGGACACTTTGCCTTGGGAGGGTCTGAAGGCCCGATATGAGCACTGCACATTGGTGCCCGGGAGCCCACCACAGAGTTTATGGGTATTTGGAGGCGCGGAACAGAGCGGCAACCACAACTGCATCCAGAAAATAAATGTAGcag AAAGCAAGGCCCACTGGGAGAACGTCACGGTATCAGGGGAGCCCCCAAGTCCGAGGACGTATCACACCAACTCGGCTTGTGTGGGGAGCTCATTATACGTGTTTTCTGGAGGGGAAGTAGGAGCATCACCTGTGTCTGACCAAAAGCTATACATCTTCGATACCG TGTCTTCTACCTGGGCGCAGCCAGAAACACAAGGCACACTGCCGCCAGTCCGACACGGACACGTTATAGTGGCTGCAGGCTTGAAGATCTACATCCATGGCGGCATGGCAAACGACGCGTTCTTGGATGATATGTACTCTCTTGATCTAA GTAATATGACATGGGAGTTGGTGCAGCCCGAAGGAGTCGTTCCACCTGGCGTGGCAGCTCACTCGGCCATGGCGCTAGGCAATAACATCTACATCCTCGGTGGGCTGACTGCAGATGGAGCCAGCAATGACATGTACACATTTAACATAG aaaaaaagtcatggacCCAAATGAAGTTTGAGGGGGATTTGCCCCCAAACCGTCTGGACCACTCCATGTGCTTGCTACCGTGGAAGATGGAGGCTGTGGGAGATGACAATGGGCCGCATAAAGCCACTCCAGCTCCAGAGACAATACACTTGGCTTTTGTGTTCGGTGGGATGGACGCACAGGGCGTCATACACAACGACTGCATTGTAACGGTGGTGACATGA
- the rabepk gene encoding rab9 effector protein with kelch motifs isoform X3, with the protein MLCRNDFCLPTTTAMQILPKLEAHEKPKQGIWYSLVPSGRSPSVSVGHTCTYWPDEGGHGRIFIVGGANPGGSFSHTHAINLEYLKWDTLPWEGLKARYEHCTLVPGSPPQSLWVFGGAEQSGNHNCIQKINVAESKAHWENVTVSGEPPSPRTYHTNSACVGSSLYVFSGGEVGASPVSDQKLYIFDTVSSTWAQPETQGTLPPVRHGHVIVAAGLKIYIHGGMANDAFLDDMYSLDLSNMTWELVQPEGVVPPGVAAHSAMALGNNIYILGGLTADGASNDMYTFNIEKKSWTQMKFEGDLPPNRLDHSMCLLPWKMEAVGDDNGPHKATPAPETIHLAFVFGGMDAQGVIHNDCIVTVVT; encoded by the exons ATGCTGTGTAGAAACGAC TTCTGTCTCCCGACTACCACAGCCATGCAAATTCTCCCAAAGCTTGAAGCTCATGAGAAGCCCAAACAAGGAATATG GTATTCCTTGGTACCCAGCGGGAGGTCCCCGAGTGTGAGCGTGGGACACACGTGCACCTACTGGCCTGATGAAGGAGGTCATGGAAGGATCTTTATAGTTGGGGGTGCAAATCCTGGAGGCAGCTTCTCGCATACGCACGCCATAAATCTGG AGTATCTAAAGTGGGACACTTTGCCTTGGGAGGGTCTGAAGGCCCGATATGAGCACTGCACATTGGTGCCCGGGAGCCCACCACAGAGTTTATGGGTATTTGGAGGCGCGGAACAGAGCGGCAACCACAACTGCATCCAGAAAATAAATGTAGcag AAAGCAAGGCCCACTGGGAGAACGTCACGGTATCAGGGGAGCCCCCAAGTCCGAGGACGTATCACACCAACTCGGCTTGTGTGGGGAGCTCATTATACGTGTTTTCTGGAGGGGAAGTAGGAGCATCACCTGTGTCTGACCAAAAGCTATACATCTTCGATACCG TGTCTTCTACCTGGGCGCAGCCAGAAACACAAGGCACACTGCCGCCAGTCCGACACGGACACGTTATAGTGGCTGCAGGCTTGAAGATCTACATCCATGGCGGCATGGCAAACGACGCGTTCTTGGATGATATGTACTCTCTTGATCTAA GTAATATGACATGGGAGTTGGTGCAGCCCGAAGGAGTCGTTCCACCTGGCGTGGCAGCTCACTCGGCCATGGCGCTAGGCAATAACATCTACATCCTCGGTGGGCTGACTGCAGATGGAGCCAGCAATGACATGTACACATTTAACATAG aaaaaaagtcatggacCCAAATGAAGTTTGAGGGGGATTTGCCCCCAAACCGTCTGGACCACTCCATGTGCTTGCTACCGTGGAAGATGGAGGCTGTGGGAGATGACAATGGGCCGCATAAAGCCACTCCAGCTCCAGAGACAATACACTTGGCTTTTGTGTTCGGTGGGATGGACGCACAGGGCGTCATACACAACGACTGCATTGTAACGGTGGTGACATGA
- the rabepk gene encoding rab9 effector protein with kelch motifs isoform X6 has translation MQILPKLEAHEKPKQGIWYSLVPSGRSPSVSVGHTCTYWPDEGGHGRIFIVGGANPGGSFSHTHAINLEYLKWDTLPWEGLKARYEHCTLVPGSPPQSLWVFGGAEQSGNHNCIQKINVAESKAHWENVTVSGEPPSPRTYHTNSACVGSSLYVFSGGEVGASPVSDQKLYIFDTVSSTWAQPETQGTLPPVRHGHVIVAAGLKIYIHGGMANDAFLDDMYSLDLSNMTWELVQPEGVVPPGVAAHSAMALGNNIYILGGLTADGASNDMYTFNIEKKSWTQMKFEGDLPPNRLDHSMCLLPWKMEAVGDDNGPHKATPAPETIHLAFVFGGMDAQGVIHNDCIVTVVT, from the exons ATGCAAATTCTCCCAAAGCTTGAAGCTCATGAGAAGCCCAAACAAGGAATATG GTATTCCTTGGTACCCAGCGGGAGGTCCCCGAGTGTGAGCGTGGGACACACGTGCACCTACTGGCCTGATGAAGGAGGTCATGGAAGGATCTTTATAGTTGGGGGTGCAAATCCTGGAGGCAGCTTCTCGCATACGCACGCCATAAATCTGG AGTATCTAAAGTGGGACACTTTGCCTTGGGAGGGTCTGAAGGCCCGATATGAGCACTGCACATTGGTGCCCGGGAGCCCACCACAGAGTTTATGGGTATTTGGAGGCGCGGAACAGAGCGGCAACCACAACTGCATCCAGAAAATAAATGTAGcag AAAGCAAGGCCCACTGGGAGAACGTCACGGTATCAGGGGAGCCCCCAAGTCCGAGGACGTATCACACCAACTCGGCTTGTGTGGGGAGCTCATTATACGTGTTTTCTGGAGGGGAAGTAGGAGCATCACCTGTGTCTGACCAAAAGCTATACATCTTCGATACCG TGTCTTCTACCTGGGCGCAGCCAGAAACACAAGGCACACTGCCGCCAGTCCGACACGGACACGTTATAGTGGCTGCAGGCTTGAAGATCTACATCCATGGCGGCATGGCAAACGACGCGTTCTTGGATGATATGTACTCTCTTGATCTAA GTAATATGACATGGGAGTTGGTGCAGCCCGAAGGAGTCGTTCCACCTGGCGTGGCAGCTCACTCGGCCATGGCGCTAGGCAATAACATCTACATCCTCGGTGGGCTGACTGCAGATGGAGCCAGCAATGACATGTACACATTTAACATAG aaaaaaagtcatggacCCAAATGAAGTTTGAGGGGGATTTGCCCCCAAACCGTCTGGACCACTCCATGTGCTTGCTACCGTGGAAGATGGAGGCTGTGGGAGATGACAATGGGCCGCATAAAGCCACTCCAGCTCCAGAGACAATACACTTGGCTTTTGTGTTCGGTGGGATGGACGCACAGGGCGTCATACACAACGACTGCATTGTAACGGTGGTGACATGA
- the rabepk gene encoding rab9 effector protein with kelch motifs isoform X5, translated as MLTRVTTLFCLPTTTAMQILPKLEAHEKPKQGIWYSLVPSGRSPSVSVGHTCTYWPDEGGHGRIFIVGGANPGGSFSHTHAINLEYLKWDTLPWEGLKARYEHCTLVPGSPPQSLWVFGGAEQSGNHNCIQKINVAESKAHWENVTVSGEPPSPRTYHTNSACVGSSLYVFSGGEVGASPVSDQKLYIFDTVSSTWAQPETQGTLPPVRHGHVIVAAGLKIYIHGGMANDAFLDDMYSLDLRSWGVLEPSCQRAGGGVHPELVASQSQGTLRQTDTLTITPRGNLECRINVACFSNVGGNWSARRKPTQAWGEHANSTQAGPGLKLGPQNCEANALPNEPPCRPLTNYQRQYSAF; from the exons ATGCTGACGCGTGTCACAACATTG TTCTGTCTCCCGACTACCACAGCCATGCAAATTCTCCCAAAGCTTGAAGCTCATGAGAAGCCCAAACAAGGAATATG GTATTCCTTGGTACCCAGCGGGAGGTCCCCGAGTGTGAGCGTGGGACACACGTGCACCTACTGGCCTGATGAAGGAGGTCATGGAAGGATCTTTATAGTTGGGGGTGCAAATCCTGGAGGCAGCTTCTCGCATACGCACGCCATAAATCTGG AGTATCTAAAGTGGGACACTTTGCCTTGGGAGGGTCTGAAGGCCCGATATGAGCACTGCACATTGGTGCCCGGGAGCCCACCACAGAGTTTATGGGTATTTGGAGGCGCGGAACAGAGCGGCAACCACAACTGCATCCAGAAAATAAATGTAGcag AAAGCAAGGCCCACTGGGAGAACGTCACGGTATCAGGGGAGCCCCCAAGTCCGAGGACGTATCACACCAACTCGGCTTGTGTGGGGAGCTCATTATACGTGTTTTCTGGAGGGGAAGTAGGAGCATCACCTGTGTCTGACCAAAAGCTATACATCTTCGATACCG TGTCTTCTACCTGGGCGCAGCCAGAAACACAAGGCACACTGCCGCCAGTCCGACACGGACACGTTATAGTGGCTGCAGGCTTGAAGATCTACATCCATGGCGGCATGGCAAACGACGCGTTCTTGGATGATATGTACTCTCTTGATCTAA ggtcgtggggagtgctggagcccagctgtcaacgagcaggaggcggggtacaccctgaactggttgccagccaatcgcagggcacattgagacaaacagacacactcacaatcacaccgaggggcaatttagagtgtcgaattaatgttgcatgtttttcgaatgtgggaggaaactggagtgcccggagaaaacccacgcaggcatggggagaacatgcaaactccacacaggcgggtccaggattgaaactgggacctcagaactgtgaggccaacgctttaccaaatgagccaccatgccgcccattgACCAATTATCAACGGCAATATTCGGCTTTTTGA
- the hspa5 gene encoding endoplasmic reticulum chaperone BiP, producing the protein MKLLWLLVLVASAVYADDDDKRENVGTVIGIDLGTTYSCVGVFKNGRVEIIANDQGNRITPSYVAFTSEGERLIGDAAKNQLTSNPENTVFDAKRLIGRTWADSSVQQDIKYLPFKVNDKKSKPHIQVDIGGGQMKTFAPEEISAMVLTKMKETAEAYLGKKVTHAVVTVPAYFNDAQRQATKDAGTIAGLNVMRIINEPTAAAIAYGLDKKDGEKNILVFDLGGGTFDVSLLTIDNGVFEVVATNGDTHLGGEDFDQRVMEHFIKLYKKKTGKDVRKDNRAVQKLRREVEKAKRALSAQHQARIEIESFFEGEDFSETLTRAKFEELNMDLFRSTMKPVQKVLEDSDLKKSDIDEIVLVGGSTRIPKIQQLVKEFFNGKEPSRGINPDEAVAYGAAVQAGVLSGEEDTGDVVLLDVCPLTLGIETVGGVMTKLIPRNTVVPTKKSQIFSTASDNQPTVTIKVYEGERPLTKDNHLLGTFDLTGIPPAPRGVPQIEVTFEIDVNGILRVTAEDKGTGNKNKITITNDQNRLTPEDIERMVNDAERFADEDKKLKERIDARNELESYAYSLKNQIGDKEKLGGKLSDEDKETIEKAVEEKIEWMESHQEADLEDFQAKKKELEEVVQPIISKLYGSAGGPPPEGEGEGGEGRDEL; encoded by the exons ATGAAGCTTCTATGGCTGTTGGTGTTGGTGGCCAGCGCAGTGtatgctgatgatgatgacaagcGGGAGAACGTGGGCACTGTCATTGGTATTGACCTGGGAACCACCTACTCATG TGTCGGTGTCTTCAAGAATGGCCGTGTGGAGATCATCGCCAATGACCAGGGCAACCGCATCACTCCGTCCTATGTGGCGTTTACCAGTGAGGGAGAGCGTCTGATTGGTGATGCCGCCAAGAACCAACTCACCTCCAACCCCGAGAACACTGTGTTTGACGCCAAGCGGTTGATTGGTCGTACCTGGGCTGACTCCTCTGTCCAGCAAGACATCAAGTACCTGCCCTTCAAG gtgaATGACAAGAAGAGCAAGCCTCACATCCAGGTTGACATTGGCGGTGGTCAGATGAAGACGTTTGCCCCTGAGGAGATCTCTGCTATGGTTCTGACCAAGATGAAGGAGACCGCTGAGGCTTATCTTGGCAAGAAG GTCACTCATGCTGTGGTCACTGTTCCTGCCTACTTCAATGACGCCCAGCGCCAAGCCACTAAAGATGCTGGCACCATTGCTGGGCTCAATGTGATGAGAATCATCAATGAGCC AACTGCTGCTGCCATTGCCTATGGCCTGGACAAGAAGGATGGCGAGAAGAACATCTTGGTCTTCGACCTGGGCGGTGGCACTTTCGATGTCTCTCTGCTGACAATCGACAATGGAGTGTTTGAGGTGGTGGCCACCAATGGCGACACCCACTTGGGAGGCGAGGACTTCGATCAGCGTGTTATGGAGCACTTCATCAAGCTGTACAAGAAGAAGACTGGCAAAGATGTACGCAAGGACAACCGAGCTGTGCAGAAGCTGCGTCGTGAAGTGGAGAAGGCCAAGCGTGCCCTGTCTGCCCAGCACCAAGCCCGCATCGAGATTGAGTCCTTCTTTGAGGGTGAAGACTTTTCTGAGACCTTGACCCGTGCCAAGTTTGAGGAGCTCAACATG GATTTGTTCCGATCCACCATGAAGCCCGTGCAGAAGGTGCTGGAAGACTCTGACCTGAAGAAGTCAGACATTGATGAGATCGTCCTGGTTGGCGGCTCAACCCGTATCCCCAAAATCCAGCAATTGGTTAAGGAGTTCTTCAATGGCAAAGAGCCATCCAGAGGCATCAACCCTGACGAGGCCGTTGCTTATGGTGCCGCTGTGCAGGCTGGTGTGCTCTCAGGAGAGGAGGACACTG GTGATGTTGTTCTTCTGGACGTGTGTCCTCTCACTCTTGGTATTGAGACTGTGGGAGGAGTCATGACTAAGCTGATCCCTAGAAACACTGTTGTGCCCACAAAGAAGTCTCAGATCTTCTCCACAGCCTCTGACAACCAGCCTACTGTTACCATCAAGGTGTATGAAG GTGAGCGTCCCCTAACTAAGGACAACCACCTGCTGGGCACTTTCGACTTGACGGGCATCCCCCCTGCCCCACGCGGGGTGCCGCAGATCGAGGTCACCTTTGAGATTGATGTCAACGGCATTCTTCGCGTCACGGCTGAGGACAAAGGCACaggcaacaagaacaagatcACCATCACCAACGACCAAAACCGTCTGACGCCAGAGGACATTGAGCGGATGGTGAACGATGCTGAGCGCTTCGCTGACGAGGACAAGAAGCTGAAGGAGCGTATCGATGCCCGCAACGAACTGGAGAGCTACGCCTACTCTCTGAAGAACCAAATTGGTGACAAGGAGAAGCTTGGCGGCAAGCTGTCTGATGAAGACAAGGAGACCATTGAGAAGGCCGTGGAAGAGAAGATTGAGTGGATGGAGTCTCACCAGGAGGCTGATCTggaggacttccaggcaaagaAGAAGGAGCTAGAGGAGGTGGTGCAGCCAATCATCAGCAAGCTCTACGGCAGTGCAGGCGGCCCGCCACCAGAGGGCGAGGGTGAAGGCGGTGAAGGGAGAGATGAGTtgtaa